A stretch of the Dioscorea cayenensis subsp. rotundata cultivar TDr96_F1 chromosome 4, TDr96_F1_v2_PseudoChromosome.rev07_lg8_w22 25.fasta, whole genome shotgun sequence genome encodes the following:
- the LOC120259381 gene encoding cytosolic sulfotransferase 8-like — protein sequence MAFPFSAKNREEEEEEEEEEEEEEKTYQKYGQLILTLPQYTIKHALSSSSSLSSSAMQVLQHRQYRQHQGFWFEPDWMLPGVMAAQDHFTPRASDILVCTPVKVGTTWLKALAFATLNRNDQTGKQSLLLSHNPHHCVLNLEFNLYGRNRLTDLTVGTSPRLLSTHIPCQLFPTSWLSSGCKFVYLCRNPKDTFISYWNFVNKIMKDVNYKVPLGDAFDAFLKGIHLAGPLWDHVLGFWNASLVNPDKVWFMKYEELKSDTAVNLKKLAEFMGCPFTEEEERDGVLEKILDMCSFEGLRNLEVNKNGTATTDISLKFGNDAYFRKGEVGDWVNFLTPEMAERLDQAMEQNLKGSGLSFEP from the coding sequence ATGGCTTTTCCTTTCAGTGCCaaaaacagagaagaagaagaagaagaagaagaagaagaagaagaagaagagaaaaccTACCAAAAATATGGCCAACTCATCCTCACCCTTCCTCAATACACTATTAAACATGcgttgtcatcatcatcatcattatcgtCATCAGCCATGCAAGTTCTTCAGCACCGTCAGTACCGTCAGCACCAGGGATTCTGGTTTGAGCCGGATTGGATGCTCCCGGGAGTCATGGCAGCACAAGATCACTTCACTCCTCGTGCAAGTGACATCCTCGTATGTACACCCGTCAAAGTTGGCACAACTTGGCTCAAGGCTCTAGCCTTCGCCACCTTGAACCGTAACGACCAGACAGGTAAACAGAGTTTGCTTCTATCTCACAACCCCCATCACTGCGTCCTGAACTTGGAGTTCAATCTTTATGGTAGAAATAGGTTGACAGATCTCACTGTGGGCACATCTCCAAGACTTCTAAGCACTCACATTCCTTGCCAGTTGTTCCCTACTTCATGGCTTAGTTCTGGGTGTAAGTTTGTTTATCTCTGTAGGAACCCTAAAGACACCTTTATTTCTTACTGGAACTTTgtcaataaaattatgaaagacGTGAATTATAAGGTGCCTCTTGGTGATGCGTTCGATGCATTTCTGAAAGGGATTCACTTGGCTGGGCCACTTTGGGATCATGTTTTGGGGTTCTGGAATGCCAGCCTAGTGAATCCAGATAAGGTTTGGTTCATGAAGTATGAGGAATTGAAGAGTGATACTGCTGTTAATTTGAAGAAGCTGGCTGAGTTCATGGGTTGTCCATTCACCGAGGAAGAGGAGAGAGATGGCGTCTTAGAGAAGATATTGGACATGTGTAGCTTTGAGGGTTTGAGAAATTTGGAGGTGAATAAGAATGGAACTGCAACTACTGACATATCACTCAAGTTTGGAAACGATGCTTATTTTAGAAAAGGAGAGGTTGGTGATTGGGTTAACTTTTTGACTCCAGAGATGGCTGAAAGACTCGACCAAGCAATGGAACAAAATCTCAAGGGCTCTGGTTTATCCTTCGAACCATGA
- the LOC120258322 gene encoding cytosolic sulfotransferase 5-like, with translation MAFPLTISFTAKTKEEEDRQKQMYKRYDELILTLPAYTQNSIMLPESIKDSPSEEKLRQYRQYKGFWFWPDMMLPGFMAAKDHFIPRPSDILICTPLKVGTTWLKALAFATLNRNDQPCKQSLLLSHNPHDCVPNLEVILYGRKRLPDLTVVPSPRLLSTHVPYQLFPTSWLSSGCKFVFLCRNPKDTFISYWHYLNKLIEDVNHKQSLGDMFDAFLKGVHLNGPLWDHVLGFWNASLVNPDKVLFLKYEELKSDTAVNLKKLAEFMGCPFTEEEERDGVLEKILDMCSFESLRNLEVNKTGTMPLKLSHDIGNEVFFRKGEVGDWVNFLTPEMAQRLDQAMEQKFEGSGLSFKE, from the coding sequence ATGGCTTTCCCTCTCACAATCTCTTTCACTGCCAaaactaaagaagaagaagatcgaCAAAAGCAAATGTACAAAAGGTATGATGAACTCATCCTAACTCTTCCAGCATACACACAAAATTCAATTATGCTTCCCGAATCCATCAAAGATTCACCATCGGAGGAAAAGCTGCGCCAGTACCGTCAGTACAAAGGCTTCTGGTTTTGGCCGGATATGATGCTCCCGGGATTCATGGCAGCAAAAGACCACTTCATTCCTCGTCCAAGTGACATCCTCATATGCACACCACTCAAAGTTGGCACAACTTGGCTCAAAGCCCTTGCCTTCGCCACCTTGAACCGCAACGACCAACCATGCAAACAGAGCTTGCTTCTATCTCACAACCCTCACGACTGCGTCCCGAACTTGGAGGTCATTCTTTATGGTAGAAAAAGGTTGCCGGATCTCACTGTTGTCCCATCTCCGAGACTTCTAAGCACCCACGTTCCCTACCAGTTGTTCCCTACTTCATGGCTTAGTTCTGGGTGTAAGTTTGTTTTTCTCTGTAGGAACCCTAAAGACACCTTTATCTCTTACTGGCACTATCTTAATAAGCTTATAGAAGACGTGAATCATAAGCAGTCTCTTGGCGATATGTTTGATGCCTTTCTGAAAGGGGTTCACTTGAATGGGCCACTTTGGGATCATGTTTTGGGGTTCTGGAATGCCAGCCTAGTGAATCCTGATAAGGTTTTGTTCCTGAAGTATGAGGAGTTGAAGAGTGATACTGCTGTTAATTTGAAGAAGCTGGCTGAGTTCATGGGTTGTCCATTCACTGAGGAAGAGGAGAGAGATGGTGTCTTAGAGAAGATATTGGACATGTGTAGCTTTGAGAGTTTGAGAAATTTGGAGGTGAATAAGACCGGAACTATGCCGCTTAAACTAAGCCACGATATCGGCAACGAGGTGTTTTTCAGAAAAGGCGAGGTTGGTGATTGGGTTAACTTTTTGACTCCAGAGATGGCTCAACGACTCGACCAGGCAATGGAACAGAAATTCGAGGGCTCTGGTTTATCCTTCAAAGAATGA
- the LOC120259387 gene encoding probable calcium-binding protein CML7 has protein sequence MGKELTEDQVAKMREAFSLFDTDGDGKIAASELGILMRSLGGNPTQAQLKEIIAVEGLTGPFDFPRFLDIMRRHFRLEPFDRQLRDAFKVLDKEGTGYISVSDLRHVLTSIGEKLEPAEFDEWIREVDVSPDGNIRYEDFIVRMVAK, from the coding sequence ATGGGGAAGGAGCTGACGGAAGACCAGGTGGCCAAAATGCGGGAGGCCTTCTCCCTCTTCGACACCGACGGCGACGGCAAGATCGCCGCGTCGGAGCTGGGGATTCTCATGCGTTCCCTCGGCGGGAACCCTACCCAGGCGCAGCTGAAGGAGATCATTGCTGTTGAGGGCTTGACCGGGCCCTTCGACTTCCCCCGCTTCCTCGACATCATGCGACGCCATTTCCGCCTTGAGCCCTTTGACCGCCAGCTCCGTGACGCCTTCAAGGTCCTCGACAAGGAAGGAACCGGCTATATCTCCGTCTCTGACCTCCGCCACGTCCTGACCAGCATCGGTGAGAAGCTCGAGCCTGCCGAGTTCGACGAATGGATCCGTGAGGTCGATGTCTCGCCGGATGGCAACATCCGCTACGAGGATTTCATTGTCCGAATGGTTGCCAAATGA
- the LOC120258533 gene encoding maspardin-like isoform X1 has protein sequence MKGILSSPGDYVHFKSLVPVQKITIGAKQWKYYDFGPKTVSPLVCIPGIAGNADVYYKQIMCLSMKGYRVISIDIPCVWNYHEWVHAFEKFLDTINIYYVHLYGTSLGGFLAQLFAQHRPRRVKSLVLSNTFLETHKFSASMPWAPVLSWTPSFLLKRYILSGIRDGPHEPFIADSIDFVVGQVERLSVEDLSSRLTLNANAVAVTRLLLSDSFITLMDTNDYCAIPQQLKDQVTERYLGARRAILKTGGDFPFLSRSDEVNLHLQLHLRHVGVEPNPGSLQDISKNGNAGNSANETNGGGGFDDPQEDRGSLGHDDCDETDQSEPSGSGSSKLDEQLLSNVRLYLMKLETTPLLVHAPTLFLALHLYFATLCILWKPLMVV, from the exons atgaaagGTATCTTGTCGTCGCCCGGCGATTACGTTCACTTCAAATCCCTGGTCCCCGTCCAGAAGATCACG ATTGGAGCTAAACAATGGAAATACTATGATTTTGGACCTAAGACGGTATCTCCTCTTGTCTGCATTCCTGGAATAGCTGGAAATGCTGATGTCTACTACAAACAGATAATGTGCCTATCCATGAAG GGTTATCGAGTGATCTCTATTGATATACCATGTGTTTGGAATTACCATGAGTGGGTTCATGCATTTGAGAAGTTCTTAGATACTATCAACATTTACTAT GTACACCTCTATGGAACATCTCTTGGAGGATTCCTAGCACAACTCTTTGCTCAACATCGCCCTCGGAGGGTGAAATCATTAGTTCTATCAAACACATTTTTGGAGACTCATAAGTTTTCAGCTTCCATGCCATGGGCCCCCGT TCTTAGTTGGACGCCTTCATTTCTACTTAAGCGCTACATCTTGAGTGGGATTCGTGATGGTCCCCATGAACCATTCATTGCAGACTCTATTGACTTTGTCGTTGGTCAG GTTGAGCGATTGTCTGTTGAGGACTTGTCTTCAAGGTTAACATTGAATGCCAATGCTGTAGCTGTTACCCGTCTCTTACTCTCAGATTCTTTTATCACATTAATGGAT ACAAATGATTACTGTGCTATACCACAGCAACTCAAAGATCAAGTTACCGAAAGATACCTTGGTGCAAGACGAGCAATCTTGAAGACCGGGGGAGACTTCCCATTCCTTTCACGCTCTGATGAGGTTAACCTACATCTTCAG CTACATTTGAGGCATGTCGGAGTTGAACCAAATCCGGGCTCTTTGCAAGATATATCAAAGAATGGTAATGCCGGGAATTCTGCAAATGAGACGAATGGTGGAGGTGGTTTTGATGATCCTCAAGAGGACAGGGGAAGCCTTGGTCATGACGATTGCGATGAAACTGATCAATCTGAACCTTCAGGGTCTGGATCAAGCAAGTTGGATGAGCAGCTCTTGAGCAATGTGAGATTGTATCTCATGAAACTTGAGACTACACCTCTTTTGGTGCATGCACCAACTCTTTTCCTTGCTTTGCACTTGTATTTTGCTACCCTATGCATCCTTTGGAAACCTTTGATGGTCGTTTGA
- the LOC120258533 gene encoding maspardin-like isoform X2: MCLSMKGYRVISIDIPCVWNYHEWVHAFEKFLDTINIYYVHLYGTSLGGFLAQLFAQHRPRRVKSLVLSNTFLETHKFSASMPWAPVLSWTPSFLLKRYILSGIRDGPHEPFIADSIDFVVGQVERLSVEDLSSRLTLNANAVAVTRLLLSDSFITLMDTNDYCAIPQQLKDQVTERYLGARRAILKTGGDFPFLSRSDEVNLHLQLHLRHVGVEPNPGSLQDISKNGNAGNSANETNGGGGFDDPQEDRGSLGHDDCDETDQSEPSGSGSSKLDEQLLSNVRLYLMKLETTPLLVHAPTLFLALHLYFATLCILWKPLMVV; this comes from the exons ATGTGCCTATCCATGAAG GGTTATCGAGTGATCTCTATTGATATACCATGTGTTTGGAATTACCATGAGTGGGTTCATGCATTTGAGAAGTTCTTAGATACTATCAACATTTACTAT GTACACCTCTATGGAACATCTCTTGGAGGATTCCTAGCACAACTCTTTGCTCAACATCGCCCTCGGAGGGTGAAATCATTAGTTCTATCAAACACATTTTTGGAGACTCATAAGTTTTCAGCTTCCATGCCATGGGCCCCCGT TCTTAGTTGGACGCCTTCATTTCTACTTAAGCGCTACATCTTGAGTGGGATTCGTGATGGTCCCCATGAACCATTCATTGCAGACTCTATTGACTTTGTCGTTGGTCAG GTTGAGCGATTGTCTGTTGAGGACTTGTCTTCAAGGTTAACATTGAATGCCAATGCTGTAGCTGTTACCCGTCTCTTACTCTCAGATTCTTTTATCACATTAATGGAT ACAAATGATTACTGTGCTATACCACAGCAACTCAAAGATCAAGTTACCGAAAGATACCTTGGTGCAAGACGAGCAATCTTGAAGACCGGGGGAGACTTCCCATTCCTTTCACGCTCTGATGAGGTTAACCTACATCTTCAG CTACATTTGAGGCATGTCGGAGTTGAACCAAATCCGGGCTCTTTGCAAGATATATCAAAGAATGGTAATGCCGGGAATTCTGCAAATGAGACGAATGGTGGAGGTGGTTTTGATGATCCTCAAGAGGACAGGGGAAGCCTTGGTCATGACGATTGCGATGAAACTGATCAATCTGAACCTTCAGGGTCTGGATCAAGCAAGTTGGATGAGCAGCTCTTGAGCAATGTGAGATTGTATCTCATGAAACTTGAGACTACACCTCTTTTGGTGCATGCACCAACTCTTTTCCTTGCTTTGCACTTGTATTTTGCTACCCTATGCATCCTTTGGAAACCTTTGATGGTCGTTTGA